The Christiangramia flava JLT2011 genome has a segment encoding these proteins:
- a CDS encoding DUF6702 family protein: MKSYILLFLCVFSLSSFKTSLHKTYLSVTEVEYREQDQRLQIVSRVFINDLEEVLSKRYQEQISLSYKQDLKTHQDLMQEYFSKKMHISVNGKERKLKLLGSKFDADQIVLFIEVDGVEDFQKIQVQNLVLTDLFDTQKNIVNVKKNGETKSVMLMKDESTGVLSF, from the coding sequence ATGAAAAGTTATATCCTCCTGTTTTTGTGTGTTTTCAGTCTTAGTTCTTTTAAGACTTCTTTGCACAAAACTTACCTGAGCGTTACAGAAGTGGAATACCGCGAGCAGGATCAACGCCTGCAGATCGTTTCCCGCGTTTTTATTAACGACCTGGAAGAGGTACTGAGTAAGCGCTATCAGGAACAGATTAGCTTATCATATAAGCAGGACCTGAAAACGCATCAGGATCTCATGCAGGAATACTTTTCCAAAAAAATGCACATCAGTGTAAACGGGAAGGAGCGAAAACTGAAACTTCTCGGCAGTAAATTTGATGCTGACCAGATCGTATTATTTATCGAGGTAGACGGGGTGGAAGATTTTCAGAAGATCCAGGTTCAGAATCTTGTGCTGACCGACCTTTTCGATACCCAGAAGAACATCGTGAATGTGAAGAAAAACGGCGAAACCAAATCGGTGATGCTGATGAAGGACGAGAGTACCGGGGTATTAAGTTTTTAA
- a CDS encoding carboxypeptidase-like regulatory domain-containing protein encodes MSSVKSITSLLFTFSIFFGAKAQDSSIFRGYIQSKNEQPAGGVNIINYSTGTGTSSDENGYFAIPARLGDSIYFSSVQFENKLLAVTAEMISGEWMIVLEERLNELDEVQISDLRLSGYLENDLEAMPIFKREAYGIPFPKKYRTPAERRLFAATTGAGGTKLSLANALMGTVPLDPILNAINGRTKYLKKLDRQDKLEISVWKGISLFPEHFFTDHLHIPKSEIENFVFYCAYQSTCQQLLAGDDLLALARFFEEQQQEFLKLREIDE; translated from the coding sequence TTGTCTTCAGTAAAAAGTATCACATCACTACTTTTCACGTTTAGCATTTTCTTTGGTGCCAAGGCTCAGGATTCATCAATTTTCAGGGGTTATATTCAATCAAAGAATGAGCAGCCGGCCGGTGGTGTGAACATCATCAATTACTCCACCGGTACCGGGACCTCCAGTGATGAAAATGGGTATTTTGCCATTCCCGCGAGGCTTGGCGACAGCATTTACTTTTCTTCCGTGCAGTTTGAAAATAAATTGCTCGCAGTGACTGCGGAAATGATTTCGGGAGAATGGATGATCGTGCTGGAAGAGCGACTCAATGAACTGGATGAAGTTCAAATCAGTGATCTGCGGTTAAGCGGTTACCTCGAAAATGATCTGGAAGCTATGCCTATTTTTAAAAGGGAAGCCTACGGAATCCCATTTCCTAAAAAATACCGAACTCCTGCTGAAAGAAGATTATTTGCTGCAACCACAGGAGCCGGAGGGACAAAGTTAAGCCTGGCTAATGCGTTGATGGGAACCGTTCCGCTGGATCCTATTCTGAATGCGATCAACGGTCGAACGAAATATTTGAAAAAACTGGACCGGCAGGATAAACTGGAAATAAGTGTCTGGAAAGGAATTAGCCTGTTTCCCGAACATTTTTTCACCGATCACCTCCATATTCCTAAAAGCGAGATCGAGAATTTCGTATTTTATTGTGCCTATCAGTCCACTTGTCAACAATTGCTGGCTGGAGATGACCTATTGGCCCTTGCCCGATTTTTTGAGGAGCAGCAGCAGGAATTTTTAAAACTTCGTGAAATTGATGAATAA
- the pepE gene encoding dipeptidase PepE — translation MKAILASTSTLHGQAYLEYILPELKTHFQNCDFVLFIPYARPGGITHEDYTETARQAFSKIDIQVKGLHEFDDHAEAVREAPAIFTGGGNTFLLVSELYRNKVMPVLQESVRNGTPYLGTSAGSNIGGLSMQTTNDMPIIYPPSFKTLGLVPFNINPHYLDPDPNSRHKGETRETRIKEFHTLNSQPVVGLREGSWLEITDRVMLKGKLDARIFEKDQDAYEVQTGTDLTNLN, via the coding sequence ATGAAAGCGATTTTAGCCAGCACTTCCACCCTTCATGGGCAGGCCTACCTGGAATATATTCTACCGGAACTGAAAACTCATTTTCAGAATTGTGACTTTGTCCTTTTCATTCCCTATGCGAGGCCCGGCGGTATTACCCATGAAGATTATACGGAAACCGCTCGCCAGGCTTTTTCGAAAATTGACATTCAGGTGAAAGGCCTTCATGAATTTGACGATCACGCGGAGGCTGTTCGGGAAGCACCGGCAATTTTCACTGGAGGCGGAAATACTTTTTTGCTGGTTTCCGAATTATATCGGAATAAGGTCATGCCTGTATTGCAGGAAAGTGTAAGAAACGGAACTCCTTATCTTGGGACCAGTGCCGGCAGTAATATTGGCGGGCTCAGTATGCAAACTACCAACGACATGCCAATTATTTACCCGCCATCCTTCAAGACTTTAGGTTTAGTTCCTTTCAATATTAATCCGCATTACCTTGACCCTGATCCAAATTCCAGGCATAAAGGCGAAACACGGGAAACCCGAATTAAAGAATTTCATACTCTCAATTCGCAGCCGGTTGTTGGATTACGCGAAGGAAGCTGGCTGGAAATAACCGATCGAGTTATGCTGAAAGGTAAATTGGATGCCAGGATTTTTGAAAAAGATCAGGACGCTTACGAAGTTCAAACCGGCACTGACCTAACCAATCTCAACTAA
- a CDS encoding glutaminase — MDYQQILDTIYEEMSYRDVRGKVASYIPELAKVDHRKFGMHIYNGEKQHFCFGDSKEKFSIQSISKVFTLSMAMRIMGESLWDRVSVEPSGDPFNSLTQLEYESGIPRNPFINAGALVICDILVDQLEDPKKELLEFVRNITGDENIDYDRSVASSEKSTGYRNVALVNYIKALGNIKCDVEDIVDFYFHQCSLAMSCKQLAQAFMIYANRGRLLESDEKILKPKSVKRINALMQTCGFYDEAGEFSFQVGLPGKSGVGGGIVAIHPEQYSVAVWSPILNKKGNSELGMKALERLTTLTGLSVF; from the coding sequence ATGGATTATCAACAAATTTTAGATACGATTTACGAAGAAATGAGCTACCGCGATGTACGCGGAAAAGTCGCTTCCTATATCCCGGAGCTTGCCAAGGTAGACCATCGTAAGTTTGGGATGCACATCTATAATGGTGAAAAGCAGCATTTCTGTTTTGGCGATAGCAAAGAAAAATTTTCGATCCAGAGTATTTCCAAGGTTTTCACCCTTTCCATGGCTATGCGGATTATGGGTGAGTCTTTATGGGATCGCGTTTCCGTGGAACCTTCGGGTGACCCGTTTAACAGCCTGACACAGCTGGAATATGAAAGCGGCATTCCTCGAAATCCTTTCATCAATGCGGGAGCGCTGGTCATTTGTGATATTCTGGTTGATCAACTGGAAGATCCCAAGAAGGAATTACTGGAATTTGTACGCAACATTACCGGTGATGAAAATATTGATTATGACCGGAGCGTGGCTTCTTCGGAAAAATCTACAGGTTATCGCAATGTGGCTCTTGTTAATTACATCAAAGCCCTCGGCAATATCAAATGTGATGTGGAAGATATCGTGGATTTCTATTTTCATCAGTGCTCCCTTGCCATGTCCTGTAAACAACTGGCGCAGGCATTTATGATCTACGCAAACCGGGGAAGGTTGCTTGAAAGCGATGAAAAGATCCTGAAGCCTAAATCAGTAAAAAGGATTAATGCGCTGATGCAAACCTGCGGATTTTATGATGAAGCAGGGGAATTCAGCTTTCAGGTTGGCTTGCCGGGGAAAAGTGGCGTAGGCGGGGGAATTGTAGCTATACACCCCGAACAATATTCTGTAGCTGTATGGAGCCCGATACTGAATAAAAAAGGAAATTCTGAATTAGGAATGAAAGCGCTGGAACGGCTTACCACCTTAACCGGTTTATCGGTCTTCTAA